The genomic window GGGCGACGGGCCGCCGGAGCACATCCGCATGCCCATCACGGCATCCCTCGACGGCCTCGCGGGGTATCCCGCAGACGGTGACGCACGCACCGCTGTCGCCCTGCGCCACGGACGGGACCCCGCAGAGGTCTGCGTGACGGCCGGGGCCGCCGAGGCGTTCTGGCTGCTCGCCGCGACGCTCGAGGCACGCCGGCCGGTCATCGTTCACCCGCAGTTCACCGAGCCGGAGGCGGCCCTGCGCGCCGCAGGCCTGCCCGTGGCGCACTGCTACCGACGCCCCGGCGACGGTTGGGCGCTCGACCCCACCGCGGTACCTGACGACGCCGACCTGGTGGTCGTCGGCAACCCCAACAACCCCACGGGCACGCTCGATGCGCCCGAGGTCGTCGCGGCCGTGTGCCGGCCCGGCCGGACCACCGTCGTGGATGAGGCGTTCATGGACTTCGTCGAGGACCCCGCAGCCAGCCTCGCAGCGCGCAGCGACCTTCCGGGCCTCGTGGTCGTGCGCAGCGTCACCAAGTTGTGGGGCCTGGCGGGGCTGCGGGCCGGCTACCTGCTTGCCCCGCCCGTGCTGGTCGACCGGCTGCGGTGCCGCCGCCAGCCCTGGGCGGTGTCGACGCCGGCGTTGGCGGCCGTGGCCGCCTGCGCCGCCGACGAGCAACATCGTCTGGAGGTGGCCCGGCGGGTCACACGGGAACGCGAGCGGCTGGCCGCCGCGCTGGCAGCGCGGACCGACGTCGAGGTGTGGCGCGGGGCCGCCAACTTCCTGCTGCTGCGCGTGCCCGACGGCCCCCGCGTCCACGCCGGGCTGCTGGAGCGGGGCATCGCCGTGCGTCCCTCCACGTTCCCGGGCCTTGACGCCTCTCATCTGCGGGTGTCGGTCCGCGACGCACCCAGCAGCGAGCGGCTCGCCGGCGCACTCACAGCGATCCTCACCGCATGAACGTCACCGTCATGCACGGGGTGCTCGCCGTCCGGTTCACCCAGTC from Egibacteraceae bacterium includes these protein-coding regions:
- the cobC gene encoding Rv2231c family pyridoxal phosphate-dependent protein CobC; this encodes MGERILVLGGTRSGKSAAAEALVTGTAQVAYLATGQPSDDEMTARIAAHRARRPAHWATVETPDLVAGLDRSPAGAAVLVDSLGGWVSAALDADAALDRLKAFWDAAAARPGGPVVVVAELVGEGLVPPDPLTRRWVDMLGDAAQLLAADADRVLQVVAGRATPLPARTPPADRATGGPATGLRAHGDTMVPPGALDLAVNVWGDGPPEHIRMPITASLDGLAGYPADGDARTAVALRHGRDPAEVCVTAGAAEAFWLLAATLEARRPVIVHPQFTEPEAALRAAGLPVAHCYRRPGDGWALDPTAVPDDADLVVVGNPNNPTGTLDAPEVVAAVCRPGRTTVVDEAFMDFVEDPAASLAARSDLPGLVVVRSVTKLWGLAGLRAGYLLAPPVLVDRLRCRRQPWAVSTPALAAVAACAADEQHRLEVARRVTRERERLAAALAARTDVEVWRGAANFLLLRVPDGPRVHAGLLERGIAVRPSTFPGLDASHLRVSVRDAPSSERLAGALTAILTA